In Synechococcus sp. MU1643, a single window of DNA contains:
- the tmk gene encoding dTMP kinase: protein MTGRFIVLEGIDGCGKTTQIRHLVEWLPNSGLMPKGAALLCTREPGGTPMGRSIRELLLHTGDQEAPAPTSELLLYAADRAQHVETLIRPALERGDWVISDRFAGSTLAYQGYGRGLDRDLIQRLEQIATTGLQPDLTLWLRLSVQESLQRRLGDEEDRIEAEGAAFLERVAQGFAQLAQQRSWCAVAADQSTSDVRAALERQVQEHLA, encoded by the coding sequence TGACAGGTCGCTTCATTGTTCTGGAGGGCATCGATGGCTGCGGCAAGACCACGCAGATCCGGCATCTGGTCGAGTGGTTGCCCAACAGCGGTCTGATGCCTAAGGGCGCTGCCCTGCTCTGCACCCGTGAGCCGGGAGGCACTCCCATGGGGCGCTCGATCCGTGAACTCCTGCTGCACACGGGAGACCAGGAGGCACCAGCTCCCACCTCTGAACTGCTGCTGTATGCCGCCGATCGGGCTCAGCATGTTGAAACGTTGATCCGTCCTGCTCTGGAGCGTGGTGATTGGGTGATCAGCGATCGTTTCGCAGGATCGACCCTCGCCTATCAAGGCTATGGCCGTGGTTTGGATCGGGACTTGATTCAGCGGCTCGAACAGATCGCCACCACGGGGCTGCAGCCCGATCTCACCCTCTGGCTGCGGCTTTCCGTTCAAGAGAGCCTGCAGCGCCGTCTCGGGGACGAGGAGGACCGAATCGAAGCTGAGGGAGCCGCATTCCTGGAGCGGGTTGCGCAGGGTTTTGCCCAGTTGGCTCAGCAGCGTTCCTGGTGTGCCGTCGCTGCAGATCAGTCCACCAGTGATGTTCGTGCTGCTCTGGAACGTCAGGTTCAGGAGCATCTGGCTTGA